The following coding sequences are from one Coffea arabica cultivar ET-39 chromosome 11e, Coffea Arabica ET-39 HiFi, whole genome shotgun sequence window:
- the LOC113717730 gene encoding uncharacterized protein, which yields MMMIMRAFIFFIFVIILNSIPAQSRPGDPFKSILGEENLGSWKDGILSAAAAEAPEPYNDGHMSMLVLAKNRTNRPDILSGFRKYRGGWDFGNKHYWASVGFTGAAGFILAVLWFVSFGLALLVHHCCGWRIDINGSKSCRSERICLILLVFFTCAAAIGCILLSVGQDEFHGEALNTLSYVVNQSDYTVDTLRNVTEYMALAKTVNVAQLFLPSDVKNDIDRLNVELNDAADTLEAKTDENSGKIERVFNTVRSAMIAVAVVMLLISVLGLVLSILGHQHAIHIFVVSGWLLVAVTFVLCGVFIILNNAIADTCMAMGEWMDNPHAETALSNILPCVDQATTNQTLFKSKQVVGDIVNIVNAFVDSYANSNPPREANNYYYNQSGPVVPHLCHPYDSQLHDRNCSDQEVSMANASVVWQDYTCTVSPDGLCSSVGRLTPDMYAQMVAALSISYALQHYTPPLLSLQNCNFVRDTFRNITLNYCPPLEHYLRVVNAGLAMISVGVMLSLALWILYANHPQREEVFAKFSLRIKGSCNDKKTRSSHVIDLTTRSPAPGTGV from the exons atgatgatgatcatgagggctttcatcttcttcatttttgtcATTATTCTCAACTCAATCCCAGCTCAGTCTCGCCCCGGAGATCCTTTCAAGTCCATCTTGG GTGAAGAGAATTTGGGGTCATGGAAGGATGGAATATTAAGTGCAGCTGCTGCAGAAGCACCAGAGCCTTATAATGATGGGCATATGAGCATGCTTGTATTGGCTAAAAACAGGACAAACAGGCCAGATATACTTTCTGGTTTTAGGAAATATAGAGGTGGATGGGACTTTGGCAATAAGCATTACTGGGCT TCTGTTGGGTTCACGGGAGCTGCTGGTTTCATTCTTGCTGTGCTCTGGTTTGTCTCATTTGGCTTAGCTCTTCTGGTGCATCATTGCTGTGGATGGAGGATAGATATCAATGGCAGCAAATCATGTCGTTCAGAAAGAATCTGTTTGATATTACTCGTTTTCTTCACGTGTGCTGCAGC GATTGGATGTATTCTTCTTTCAGTTGGACAGGATGAATTCCACGGTGAGGCATTGAATACTTTGAGTTATGTTGTAAATCAGTCTGACTACACAGTGGATACACTAAGAAATGTCACCGAGTATATGGCTCTTGCCAAGACAGTCAATGTGGCCCAGCTTTTCCTCCCTTCCGATGTCAAAAATGACATTGACCGGTTGAATGTTGAACTGAATGATGCAGCAGATACTCTGGAGGCAAAGACAGATGAGAACTCTGGGAAAATAGAGAGAGTGTTCAATACTGT AAGGTCTGCAATGATAGCAGTTGCAGTTGTGATGCTTCTAATATCCGTATTGGGTCTTG TCCTGTCCATACTTGGCCATCAACATGCAATTCACAT ATTTGTTGTTAGCGGATGGTTACTTGTTGCAGTTACTTTTGTTCTCTGTGGAGTATTCATCATACTTAACAA TGCAATAGCTGACACCTGTATGGCCATGGGGGAATGGATGGATAACCCTCATGCGGAGACTGCTCTGAGTAATATCCTTCCCTGTGTTGACCAGGCAACAACAAATCAGACACTGTTTAAAAGTAAACAAGTTGTCGGTGATATTGTAAATATTGTCAATGCATTTGTAGACTCCTATGCAAATTCAAATCCTCCTCGTGAAGCTAACAATTATTACTACAACCAGTCGGGGCCTGTGGTGCCTCATCTTTGTCATCCTTACGACTCTCAGCTGCATGACCGCAATTGTTCAGATCAAGAAGTTTCTATGGCAAATGCTTCTGTT GTATGGCAGGACTACACTTGCACAGTATCACCAGACGGGCTGTGCAGCAGTGTTGGGAGGTTGACACCAGATATGTATGCGCAAATGGTGGCAGCACTTAGCATCAGCTATGCTCTCCAACATTATACACCTCCGTTGCTAAGTCTTCAGAACTGTAACTTTGTTCGTGATACATTTAGAAATATTACCTTGAACTACTGTCCTCCATTGGAGCACTATCTTCGAGTTGTAAATGCAGGATTAGCTATGATCTCAGTAGGGGTCATGCTCAGTCTTGCGCTGTGGATTCTTTATGCAAACCACCCCCAAAGGGAGGAAGTGTTTGCGAAGTTCTCTTTACGAATAAAAGGGAGCTGCAATGATAAGAAAACCCGCAGTAGCCATGTCATCGATTTAACCACAAGAAGTCCAGCTCCAGGAACTGGAGTTTAG